The Solirubrobacterales bacterium genome window below encodes:
- a CDS encoding response regulator transcription factor — translation MLEFPLKKDGYNVVLAGDGEEALEKFRAGKFDLVVLDIMMPKLDGLEVCKEIRAESNVPIVMLTARADEVDKVIGLELGADDYMTKPFSLREFRSRVKAALRRAGMSPDGDSKVSDRTIEAGNVVIDPSRRVVTVDGEAITLTFMEFEILMALASEPGRVLTREALLERVWGDSAYRDIRTVDVHIRHLREKIEPDASNPEYILTVRNVGYRFRDS, via the coding sequence ATGCTCGAGTTCCCGCTGAAGAAGGACGGTTACAACGTCGTCCTCGCCGGCGACGGAGAAGAAGCGCTCGAGAAGTTCCGCGCGGGCAAGTTCGATCTTGTCGTGCTCGACATCATGATGCCGAAGCTCGATGGCCTCGAGGTCTGCAAAGAGATCCGCGCCGAGAGCAACGTGCCGATCGTGATGCTGACCGCGCGAGCGGATGAAGTCGACAAGGTGATCGGGCTCGAGCTTGGCGCCGACGACTACATGACCAAGCCCTTCAGCCTGCGTGAGTTTCGTTCGCGCGTGAAGGCTGCACTGCGTCGCGCCGGTATGAGCCCCGACGGCGACTCCAAGGTTTCCGACCGCACCATCGAGGCTGGCAACGTGGTGATCGATCCCAGTCGCCGCGTCGTCACCGTCGACGGTGAAGCAATCACCCTCACTTTCATGGAGTTCGAGATCCTCATGGCGCTCGCTTCTGAACCGGGGCGAGTGCTCACTCGCGAGGCACTGCTCGAGCGCGTCTGGGGAGACAGCGCTTATCGCGACATTCGCACGGTAGATGTCCACATCCGCCACCTGCGCGAGAAGATCGAGCCCGACGCCAGCAACCCTGAGTACATCCTCACGGTGCGCAACGTTGGCTATCGCTTTCGCGACTCCTAA